In one Thalassoroseus pseudoceratinae genomic region, the following are encoded:
- a CDS encoding Na/Pi cotransporter family protein yields the protein MDIANLVQIVLTVIGGLGIFLLGMKHMSEGMQAVAGPSLRKIIGAVTDNRLLAATAGIIVTCVVQSSSITTVMVIGFVNSGVMQLTQAVGVIMGANIGTTITGWILVLKVGKYGLPLLGFAAFVYLFSKGDRWRYWALAAMGVGMVFFGLELMKDACGHIKELPQFEAWFRNFQADDYLGVMSCALVGCLLTILVQSSSATLGITISLAFQGLISYPTAAALVLGENIGTTITAYLASLGATTNARRAAYFHVIFNLVGVFWITLIFPWYIELIQWLIDGSVDQAVMQNGEATYPTTTRAIAATHSIFNVVNTLLFLPFLPVFVRWLERMVPAKPYKEKPHLDDLDIRMLETPLLAIEQSRKEILKMGDGCRKMMQWLRTLLEQEEPDRRLADRLYRREQVLDSIQDEVAIFMTSLLSGSVPHAVAEEAREQLRMAHEYEAISDYLLNLLKLDQNLRKDGLRFTDTQRADLLTLHEMVANYFDRVDQANVSRDDTVLLAIDTHRKQIKTNIKQLRDRHLEELSNRTVPPRISIAFMTALNAYTRVRDHSQNIAEAISGAT from the coding sequence ATGGACATCGCCAACCTCGTGCAAATCGTGTTGACCGTCATCGGCGGTCTGGGGATTTTTCTGCTGGGCATGAAGCATATGTCCGAGGGTATGCAGGCCGTGGCCGGCCCCAGCCTGCGGAAAATCATCGGAGCCGTCACCGACAATCGCCTTCTGGCGGCGACGGCAGGAATAATCGTCACCTGCGTTGTCCAGTCGAGTTCGATCACAACGGTCATGGTGATCGGATTCGTCAATAGCGGCGTCATGCAACTAACACAGGCTGTCGGCGTCATTATGGGAGCGAATATCGGTACCACCATCACCGGCTGGATTCTTGTGTTGAAGGTCGGCAAATATGGTCTGCCTCTGCTCGGGTTTGCCGCTTTTGTCTACCTGTTCAGTAAGGGGGATCGTTGGCGGTATTGGGCGTTGGCGGCGATGGGTGTCGGGATGGTGTTTTTCGGGCTGGAACTCATGAAAGACGCTTGCGGCCATATCAAAGAACTGCCTCAGTTCGAAGCCTGGTTTCGTAATTTTCAGGCCGATGATTATCTGGGGGTTATGAGCTGCGCGTTGGTGGGTTGCTTGCTGACCATACTTGTCCAGTCATCGTCCGCCACGCTGGGTATCACCATCTCGCTCGCGTTCCAGGGACTCATCTCCTATCCCACAGCGGCAGCACTTGTTTTGGGCGAGAACATCGGCACGACGATCACCGCCTATTTGGCCTCGCTGGGAGCCACCACGAATGCTCGACGGGCCGCCTACTTCCATGTGATCTTCAATTTGGTTGGCGTATTCTGGATCACACTGATCTTCCCCTGGTATATCGAACTGATTCAGTGGCTCATTGATGGCAGTGTCGACCAGGCTGTCATGCAGAATGGAGAGGCGACCTACCCCACGACCACACGGGCCATCGCAGCGACGCACAGTATCTTCAACGTCGTTAACACGCTGCTGTTTCTGCCGTTTCTTCCCGTCTTTGTTCGGTGGCTAGAGCGGATGGTACCTGCCAAACCGTACAAAGAGAAACCGCACCTTGATGACCTAGATATCCGGATGCTCGAGACGCCACTTCTCGCCATCGAGCAATCTCGCAAAGAGATCCTTAAGATGGGCGATGGATGCCGAAAGATGATGCAGTGGCTGCGAACCCTACTCGAACAGGAAGAACCGGATCGCCGTCTCGCCGATCGGCTCTACCGCCGCGAGCAAGTGCTTGACTCCATCCAAGATGAGGTCGCAATTTTCATGACAAGTTTGCTTTCTGGCAGCGTTCCTCACGCTGTGGCCGAGGAAGCCCGCGAGCAACTCCGTATGGCCCACGAATACGAGGCGATCAGCGATTATCTATTGAACTTGCTCAAACTCGATCAGAACCTTCGCAAGGACGGACTCCGCTTTACCGATACCCAACGTGCCGACCTGCTGACGCTACATGAAATGGTTGCCAACTACTTCGACCGAGTCGATCAGGCGAACGTGAGCCGAGACGATACCGTACTCCTGGCCATCGATACCCATCGCAAACAAATTAAAACGAACATCAAACAGTTACGCGACCGCCACTTGGAAGAGCTTTCAAACAGGACGGTTCCACCGCGTATTAGCATCGCGTTCATGACCGCCCTGAATGCGTACACCCGGGTCCGCGACCATTCACAGAATATTGCCGAAGCGATTTCCGGGGCCACGTAA